A single window of Halobacterium jilantaiense DNA harbors:
- a CDS encoding CBS domain-containing protein, whose translation MDISDIATNDYIEVEAEERLGKVRSIFESENPKGIIVTEAGQYAGVVTERQLIQSHIGDDTKVAAMVTDAPKVERTEDVRDTARMLVEGGTKIAPVFEADKLWGVVTEDAILAAVLENLDALDVGDIYTEHVVTVEEDETMGRVINLLREHGISRLPVVDDDGFLSGIVTRYDIVDFVVRDTEKTTRGDRRGEVERLLDLPVYDEMTSPVETASLGDSVRDAVEGMLENDYSGVIVTPEDDDRVVGGILTKTDVLRALSYTEEEHLDVQITNIDLLDALSRQEVRERIEDVAAKYGDMRVHHAHVRLSKHKEKLRGTPLIQSQIRLRTNKGQIAGTGEGYGADNSFHVALDKLERNVLELKGIEHDEEYEGQLLRKLNEL comes from the coding sequence ATGGATATCTCTGACATTGCGACGAACGACTACATCGAGGTCGAAGCCGAAGAGCGACTGGGCAAAGTGCGGTCTATCTTCGAGAGCGAGAACCCGAAAGGCATCATCGTGACCGAGGCCGGCCAGTACGCCGGCGTCGTCACGGAGCGCCAGCTCATTCAGTCCCACATCGGCGACGACACGAAGGTCGCCGCCATGGTCACGGACGCGCCCAAGGTCGAGCGGACCGAGGACGTCCGCGACACCGCCCGGATGCTGGTCGAGGGCGGCACAAAAATCGCGCCCGTCTTCGAGGCCGACAAGCTCTGGGGCGTCGTCACCGAGGACGCGATTCTCGCCGCCGTCCTGGAGAACCTCGACGCCCTCGACGTCGGCGACATCTACACGGAGCACGTCGTCACCGTCGAGGAGGACGAGACGATGGGGCGCGTCATCAACCTCCTCCGCGAGCACGGCATCTCGCGGCTCCCCGTCGTCGACGACGACGGCTTCCTCTCCGGTATCGTGACGCGGTACGACATCGTGGACTTCGTCGTCCGCGACACTGAGAAGACCACTCGCGGCGACCGCCGCGGCGAAGTCGAGCGCCTGCTCGACCTCCCGGTCTACGACGAGATGACCAGCCCCGTCGAGACCGCCAGCCTCGGCGACTCCGTGCGCGACGCCGTTGAGGGCATGCTGGAGAACGACTACTCCGGCGTCATCGTCACGCCCGAGGACGACGACCGCGTGGTCGGCGGCATCCTCACCAAGACGGACGTCCTGCGCGCGCTCTCCTACACCGAGGAGGAGCACCTCGACGTCCAGATCACGAACATCGACCTGCTGGACGCGCTCTCCCGACAGGAAGTCCGGGAGCGCATCGAGGACGTCGCCGCCAAGTACGGCGACATGCGCGTCCACCACGCTCACGTCCGCCTCTCCAAGCACAAGGAGAAGCTCCGCGGCACCCCCCTGATTCAGTCCCAGATTCGGCTGCGGACGAACAAGGGCCAGATTGCGGGAACGGGCGAGGGCTACGGCGCGGACAACTCCTTCCACGTCGCCCTCGACAAGCTCGAACGCAACGTCCTCGAGCTGAAGGGCATCGAACACGACGAGG
- a CDS encoding lycopene cyclase domain-containing protein — protein MLPDIGAVFGPYTYLASEVAFGTLAVVLLSRAAALRRAAVTVAALYPVAYVWDWYTLTIGVFSIELRTGVDLLGIPVEEHIFMVVVPALVVAFHETIHGRERDDDRGGDGV, from the coding sequence GTGCTCCCCGACATCGGCGCGGTGTTCGGCCCGTACACGTACCTGGCCTCCGAGGTGGCGTTCGGGACGCTGGCAGTCGTGTTGCTGTCCCGCGCGGCGGCGCTGCGGCGCGCGGCCGTCACCGTAGCCGCGCTCTACCCCGTGGCGTACGTCTGGGACTGGTACACGCTCACTATCGGCGTGTTCAGTATCGAGTTACGGACCGGCGTGGACCTGCTGGGCATCCCGGTGGAGGAACACATCTTCATGGTGGTGGTGCCGGCGCTCGTGGTGGCGTTCCACGAGACGATACACGGCCGCGAGCGCGACGACGACCGGGGTGGCGATGGTGTGTGA
- a CDS encoding universal stress protein — protein sequence MYDSVLVPTDGSDGTDEAVTHAIDIAGQYDATLHTLYVVESTRSNETPGDDPLGRVQDAGEDAVDEVAERARSAGVTSVETTVTRGVPANEILDYVADHGVDVAVMATAGRSGESRDLLGSVAESVVRESPVPVLLVNVGEAL from the coding sequence ATGTACGACAGCGTCCTGGTTCCGACCGACGGCTCTGACGGGACCGACGAAGCGGTCACGCACGCCATCGATATCGCCGGACAGTACGACGCCACCCTCCACACGCTCTACGTCGTCGAGTCCACGCGCTCGAACGAGACACCGGGCGACGACCCGCTCGGGCGCGTGCAGGACGCCGGCGAGGACGCGGTCGACGAGGTCGCCGAGCGCGCCCGGTCGGCGGGCGTCACGTCGGTCGAGACGACCGTGACCCGCGGCGTCCCCGCGAACGAGATTCTCGACTACGTCGCGGACCACGGCGTCGACGTGGCCGTGATGGCGACGGCCGGCCGCAGCGGCGAGTCCCGTGACCTGCTCGGCAGCGTCGCCGAGAGCGTCGTCCGCGAGTCGCCCGTGCCCGTGTTGCTCGTGAACGTCGGCGAAGCGCTCTGA
- a CDS encoding universal stress protein: MTDIPSILVPVRVLEGESIPDGVPELLADANVVLLGYHVIPDQTAAGQARLQFEDRANRRLAEFRELFEGAGATVETRLVFTHDGQQTIDRTIYEQDCLAVLAPNSTGDIEDVLVAVRGTVGADRLTRVVAGVFGDRDVTVTLYHLVGQGETEEDGETLLDGLVERLVGLGVDEDRLETRVEHDGNAPDAIVGAADDYDAVVMGETDPSLATYVFGLPADQVADRFLGPVLVVQRERPADEDDGA, encoded by the coding sequence ATGACAGACATACCCTCGATACTCGTTCCGGTGCGCGTGCTCGAAGGCGAATCGATTCCCGACGGCGTCCCCGAACTGCTCGCGGACGCGAACGTCGTCCTGCTGGGCTACCACGTCATTCCCGACCAGACGGCGGCCGGGCAGGCCCGCCTCCAGTTCGAGGACCGGGCGAACCGCCGCCTCGCCGAGTTCCGGGAACTGTTCGAAGGGGCGGGCGCGACCGTCGAGACCCGGCTCGTGTTCACCCACGACGGCCAGCAGACCATTGACCGGACCATCTACGAGCAGGACTGCCTGGCGGTGCTCGCGCCGAACTCGACCGGTGACATCGAGGACGTGCTCGTGGCTGTCCGGGGGACCGTCGGTGCCGATAGGCTGACGCGGGTGGTCGCGGGCGTCTTCGGCGACCGGGACGTGACGGTCACGCTGTACCACCTCGTCGGCCAGGGGGAGACCGAGGAGGACGGCGAGACGCTCCTGGACGGTCTCGTGGAGCGGCTGGTCGGGCTCGGCGTCGACGAGGACCGGCTGGAGACGCGGGTCGAACACGACGGCAACGCGCCGGACGCCATCGTGGGCGCTGCCGACGACTACGACGCCGTCGTCATGGGGGAGACCGACCCCTCGCTGGCGACGTACGTCTTCGGACTGCCGGCCGACCAGGTCGCCGACCGGTTCCTCGGGCCGGTACTCGTCGTCCAGCGCGAGCGGCCCGCCGACGAGGACGACGGCGCGTAA
- a CDS encoding APC family permease translates to MSNEPTDADRGGENVAGETPETDAGTVTDETTEHDDTQLERTIGLTGGLAIGVGTMIGAGIFVFPGLAAENAGLAATLSFAIGGVVALLVALPTSELATAMPRSGGGYYFVSRGMGTAYGAIVGLGLWLGLMFASAFYLVGLGHYASAVLTELGVSLGFSPVIATGLVFGVVLTAVSIGGTENTSAVQNVVVGVLLVVLTVFLSYGVLDAVGVFGRQTAPETFFSQGYFPVLSTAALVFTSYLGFAQVATVAGEIKDPSRNLPLAMVGSVVVVTVFYVVTIFVATSAFGADRLGQFGETAMVEVARDLLGTPGAIAILAAGLLATFSSANASILSASRSVYALSRDALLPRKASEVNLRYGTPHIALLAAGGPIVVLVATGQVELLAEVASFLHLVMYGLMCVTLVVLRRRDPEWYDPSFEVPGYPVVPVLGALASFALVAFMQPASIGVGVVVMAASYGWYRYYAGSVDLQGAI, encoded by the coding sequence GTGTCGAACGAGCCGACAGACGCAGACCGGGGCGGCGAGAACGTCGCGGGCGAGACTCCCGAGACGGACGCCGGGACGGTCACAGACGAGACGACCGAACACGACGACACCCAGCTCGAACGCACCATCGGACTGACGGGCGGGCTCGCCATCGGCGTCGGGACGATGATCGGAGCCGGCATCTTCGTGTTCCCCGGACTGGCCGCCGAGAACGCCGGACTGGCGGCGACGCTGTCGTTCGCCATCGGCGGCGTGGTCGCACTGCTCGTGGCGCTCCCGACCTCGGAGCTCGCGACCGCGATGCCGCGCAGCGGCGGCGGGTACTACTTCGTCTCCCGCGGGATGGGGACGGCGTACGGCGCTATCGTCGGGCTCGGGCTCTGGCTCGGACTGATGTTCGCGTCGGCGTTCTACCTCGTGGGGCTCGGGCACTACGCCAGCGCCGTCCTCACCGAACTCGGCGTCTCGCTCGGGTTCAGTCCCGTCATCGCCACCGGGCTGGTGTTCGGCGTCGTGCTCACCGCCGTGAGCATCGGCGGCACCGAGAACACGTCGGCGGTGCAGAACGTCGTCGTCGGCGTGCTGCTGGTGGTGCTAACGGTGTTCCTCTCGTACGGCGTGCTCGACGCCGTCGGCGTGTTCGGTCGGCAGACCGCGCCGGAGACGTTCTTCTCGCAGGGCTACTTCCCGGTGCTGTCGACCGCGGCGCTCGTGTTCACCTCCTACCTGGGGTTCGCGCAGGTCGCGACCGTCGCCGGCGAAATCAAAGACCCCAGCCGGAACCTCCCGCTGGCGATGGTCGGGTCGGTGGTCGTCGTCACCGTGTTCTACGTCGTCACCATCTTCGTCGCGACGAGCGCGTTCGGTGCCGACCGCCTCGGGCAGTTCGGTGAGACGGCGATGGTGGAAGTCGCCCGCGACCTGCTCGGGACGCCGGGCGCAATCGCAATCCTCGCTGCCGGACTGCTGGCGACGTTCTCCTCGGCGAACGCCTCGATTCTGAGCGCGTCCCGGTCGGTGTACGCGCTGAGCCGGGACGCCCTGCTGCCGCGGAAGGCCAGCGAAGTGAACCTCCGGTACGGGACGCCGCACATCGCCTTGCTCGCGGCCGGCGGCCCCATCGTCGTACTCGTCGCGACCGGGCAGGTCGAACTCCTCGCGGAGGTGGCGTCGTTCCTCCACCTCGTGATGTACGGCCTGATGTGCGTGACGCTGGTCGTGCTCCGCCGTCGCGACCCCGAGTGGTACGACCCGAGCTTCGAAGTGCCCGGCTATCCGGTGGTGCCGGTGCTGGGCGCGCTCGCGAGCTTCGCGCTCGTGGCGTTCATGCAGCCGGCGTCCATCGGCGTCGGCGTCGTCGTGATGGCGGCGTCGTACGGCTGGTACCGCTACTACGCGGGCAGCGTCGACCTCCAGGGAGCAATCTGA
- a CDS encoding DUF7490 domain-containing protein, translating into MDRERLLAVGIGVVVVASALAAVAIPGVVADTDREDVRPGRVDVEEVTIAADGTSSGTVDLSVTAYLDHRGGDSENVTVDVRAVGLDSGLVETTRSVDVDTISGDREVPVTVDVPVARDGGYRVETVLYADDQRVATVAKSVRGVGSVQAGGHVTFHRFGAGFPAVQYSVRDVDGNTTTLDVSTYLTNRGAEPSSDVSVALVVRQADSNVIAARTTVPVDDVDPGATVTPQATVDVPSEYNYYLDAILRKDGVVVDTARGAANLDPQERIEANTTVRDTGLRVEDFETTGGEQSEIDADGGGASGGDVPGFGPVVALLAVAAATILTAARRRSP; encoded by the coding sequence ATGGACCGCGAACGGCTCCTCGCTGTCGGCATCGGCGTCGTCGTCGTCGCGTCGGCGCTCGCGGCCGTCGCGATACCGGGCGTCGTCGCCGACACCGACCGCGAGGACGTCCGGCCCGGCCGCGTCGACGTCGAAGAGGTAACCATCGCGGCCGACGGCACGTCGTCGGGGACTGTCGACCTCTCGGTCACCGCCTACCTCGACCACCGCGGGGGTGACTCGGAGAACGTCACCGTCGACGTGCGCGCGGTCGGTCTCGACTCCGGACTGGTCGAGACCACTCGCAGCGTCGACGTCGACACCATCTCGGGCGACCGCGAGGTCCCCGTGACCGTGGACGTGCCGGTCGCCCGCGACGGCGGCTACCGGGTCGAGACCGTGCTGTACGCCGACGACCAGCGCGTCGCCACGGTCGCCAAGTCCGTCCGCGGCGTCGGCAGCGTGCAGGCCGGCGGGCACGTCACCTTCCACCGGTTCGGTGCCGGATTCCCCGCCGTCCAGTACTCGGTCCGCGACGTCGACGGCAACACCACGACCCTCGACGTGTCGACCTACCTCACGAACCGCGGCGCGGAGCCGTCCAGCGACGTCTCCGTGGCGCTGGTCGTCAGGCAGGCCGACTCGAACGTGATTGCGGCCCGGACGACCGTCCCGGTTGACGACGTCGACCCCGGAGCGACGGTGACGCCGCAGGCGACCGTCGACGTGCCCTCGGAGTACAACTACTACCTCGACGCCATCCTCCGGAAAGACGGTGTCGTCGTCGACACCGCGCGCGGCGCTGCCAACCTCGACCCGCAGGAGCGCATCGAGGCGAACACGACGGTCCGAGACACCGGCCTGCGCGTCGAGGACTTCGAGACAACGGGCGGCGAGCAATCGGAGATCGACGCGGACGGCGGCGGGGCGTCGGGCGGCGACGTCCCGGGATTCGGCCCGGTCGTCGCCCTCCTCGCTGTCGCCGCAGCAACCATCCTCACCGCCGCACGGAGGCGGTCACCATGA
- a CDS encoding sulfatase family protein has protein sequence MTDERPNVVLVHSHDLGRHVGSYGRSVDTPNLDALAGEGAVFENHFVTAPQCSPSRGSLHTGCYPHVNGLMGLAHHHWELDDDVPAMPELLADAGYETHLFGLQHVTEDPRSVGFQHDHTTWRVKPSAAALLADTRARTVADTVETFLEADAYAEPFFASVGFFEAHRIDVDGLFRFDDGSYDPPDPEDVDCPPFLPDGPGVREDLAELEGMVAAIDDAVGRIVDALDDSGLRDDTLVLFTTEHGIAFPRAKGSCYDGGIEAALVARLPGVVDAGRRYDELVSNVDVLPTVLDLVDVTHPGDVDGRSFLPLLTDQKYLPREQVFSELTWHGRYNPIRAVRTDQYKYVRNFWHLPTVTLTTDVFVSRAGREVREQYYSADRPYEELYDLESDPTESTNLAGEAAYESVRAELEERLVAWMRRTDDPLLDGPVPPADMETIEPW, from the coding sequence ATGACTGACGAACGGCCGAACGTGGTCCTCGTCCACAGCCACGACCTCGGCCGACACGTCGGCAGCTACGGCCGGAGCGTCGACACGCCGAACCTCGACGCGCTGGCTGGAGAGGGCGCGGTCTTCGAGAACCACTTCGTCACGGCACCGCAGTGTTCGCCGTCACGGGGGAGCCTCCACACGGGCTGCTACCCGCACGTGAACGGACTGATGGGGCTGGCCCACCACCACTGGGAACTCGACGACGACGTGCCAGCGATGCCGGAGTTGCTCGCGGACGCCGGCTACGAGACGCACCTCTTCGGCCTCCAGCACGTCACCGAGGACCCGCGCAGCGTCGGCTTCCAGCACGACCACACGACGTGGCGGGTCAAGCCCTCGGCCGCGGCGCTGCTGGCGGACACTCGCGCCCGCACCGTCGCCGACACCGTCGAGACGTTCCTCGAAGCGGACGCCTACGCGGAGCCGTTCTTCGCGTCTGTCGGCTTCTTCGAGGCCCACCGTATCGACGTGGACGGCCTCTTCCGCTTCGACGACGGTTCCTACGACCCGCCGGACCCCGAGGACGTGGACTGCCCGCCGTTCCTCCCAGACGGACCGGGCGTCCGCGAGGACCTCGCCGAACTGGAGGGGATGGTCGCCGCCATCGACGACGCCGTCGGGCGAATCGTCGACGCGCTCGACGACAGCGGCCTGCGGGACGACACGCTCGTCCTGTTCACGACCGAGCACGGCATCGCGTTCCCGCGCGCGAAGGGGTCGTGTTACGACGGCGGCATCGAGGCCGCGCTCGTCGCGCGCCTGCCCGGCGTCGTCGACGCCGGCCGACGGTACGACGAACTCGTGAGCAACGTCGACGTGCTCCCGACAGTTCTCGACCTGGTAGACGTCACCCACCCGGGCGACGTGGACGGGCGGAGCTTCCTCCCGCTGCTCACGGACCAGAAGTACCTCCCCCGCGAGCAGGTGTTCTCGGAGCTGACCTGGCACGGCCGCTACAACCCGATTCGGGCCGTCCGCACGGACCAGTACAAGTACGTCCGGAACTTCTGGCACCTCCCGACGGTGACGCTGACGACCGACGTCTTCGTCAGCCGGGCGGGCCGCGAGGTCCGCGAACAGTACTACTCGGCCGACCGGCCGTACGAGGAGCTGTACGACCTCGAATCGGACCCGACCGAGTCCACGAACCTCGCGGGCGAGGCGGCCTACGAGTCCGTCCGTGCGGAACTAGAGGAGCGGCTGGTGGCGTGGATGCGGCGGACGGACGACCCGCTGCTCGACGGGCCGGTGCCGCCGGCGGACATGGAGACCATCGAACCGTGGTGA
- a CDS encoding glycoside hydrolase family 15 protein, which translates to MGYRPLSEYGVVGNDDRCALVGSDGAVDWCCFPTVDSPSVFGRLLDAERGGHLSVAPTDSYDSGQSYLSRTNILETTFRTDSGRATLVDFMPAGGDDRDPETQQELFRHLRCETGQLTVEIDCKPRFDYARADTRVEEESAGIVARGDGDALHLQVYGPVSLRPTDGRAVGTVTLEAGDSVWFVVQYDHVRPTSPAACRRIRAETVAYWRQYASTIESRASSVVGDDPWLDEVVRSALVLKLLTNDDTSAVYAAPTTSLPEVFGGRRNWDYRYNWIRDSNFAVQALANLGDSDAADRYYEWLLDVCHDDPAEIQPLYGAHGETDLSESFLDHLDGYRFSAPVRVGNLAAEQRQLDAYGILVQGLYEAVQRGYDLSEGDWQWVRRVVDHVCDVWDEPDSGIWEFRVEPRHYVHSKLLCWVALDRGIELAARRDGDADTDRWTAERASLRAAIEDRGYSETAGSFVQHFDTDETLDAACLLIPLYEFLPPGDGRVQSTLDAVVDGLLTDDGLVRRAKGPDIPPAGRGAFLFCSFWLVDALVLADRVDEARECFTTVLDHVDSPALLPERIDPATGEFLGNYPQAFSHTGLINSVIYLGSVDDDDTLPPDAFPNDRGVHPLFRF; encoded by the coding sequence ATGGGATACCGACCACTCTCCGAGTACGGCGTCGTCGGCAACGACGACCGGTGTGCGCTCGTCGGGAGCGACGGCGCTGTCGACTGGTGTTGCTTCCCGACAGTCGACTCGCCCAGCGTGTTCGGCCGCCTTCTCGACGCCGAGCGCGGCGGCCACCTCTCGGTCGCGCCCACCGACAGCTACGACAGCGGCCAGTCCTACCTGTCCCGGACGAACATCCTCGAGACGACGTTCCGGACCGACTCCGGCCGCGCGACGCTGGTCGACTTCATGCCGGCGGGCGGAGACGACCGAGACCCGGAGACCCAGCAGGAACTCTTCAGACATCTGCGCTGTGAGACCGGCCAACTCACCGTCGAAATCGACTGCAAGCCGCGGTTCGACTACGCTCGGGCAGACACGCGAGTTGAGGAGGAATCAGCGGGTATCGTCGCTCGCGGCGACGGTGACGCGCTCCACCTGCAGGTCTACGGCCCCGTCAGCCTCCGGCCGACCGATGGACGGGCCGTCGGGACGGTGACGCTCGAAGCCGGCGACTCTGTCTGGTTCGTCGTCCAGTACGACCACGTCCGACCGACGTCGCCGGCCGCCTGCCGCCGAATCCGGGCTGAGACGGTGGCCTATTGGCGGCAGTACGCGTCGACAATCGAATCGCGCGCGAGCAGCGTCGTCGGCGACGACCCCTGGCTCGACGAGGTGGTTCGCTCCGCGCTCGTCCTCAAGCTGCTGACGAACGACGACACCAGCGCCGTCTACGCCGCGCCGACCACCTCACTCCCCGAAGTGTTCGGCGGCCGCCGCAACTGGGACTACCGCTACAACTGGATTCGGGACTCGAACTTCGCTGTCCAGGCGCTGGCCAACCTCGGTGACTCCGACGCCGCCGACCGGTACTACGAGTGGCTCCTCGACGTCTGCCACGACGACCCAGCCGAGATTCAGCCGCTGTACGGCGCACACGGCGAGACGGACCTCTCCGAGTCCTTCCTCGACCACCTCGACGGCTACCGGTTCTCCGCGCCCGTGCGCGTCGGCAACCTCGCCGCCGAACAGCGCCAGCTCGACGCCTACGGCATCCTCGTTCAGGGGCTCTACGAGGCGGTCCAGCGTGGCTACGACCTCTCAGAGGGCGACTGGCAGTGGGTCCGGCGCGTCGTCGACCACGTCTGTGACGTCTGGGACGAGCCGGACAGCGGCATCTGGGAGTTCCGCGTGGAGCCCCGCCACTACGTCCACTCAAAGCTGCTGTGCTGGGTCGCCCTCGACCGCGGTATCGAACTGGCGGCGCGCCGCGACGGCGACGCCGACACCGACCGCTGGACCGCCGAGCGCGCGTCGCTCCGTGCGGCAATCGAGGACCGCGGCTACAGCGAGACCGCCGGGAGCTTCGTCCAGCACTTCGACACCGACGAGACGCTCGACGCCGCCTGCCTCCTGATTCCGCTGTACGAGTTCCTCCCACCCGGCGACGGCCGCGTGCAGTCCACGCTCGACGCCGTCGTCGACGGCCTGCTCACCGACGACGGGCTGGTGCGGCGCGCGAAAGGCCCCGACATCCCGCCGGCGGGCCGCGGGGCGTTCCTCTTCTGCTCGTTCTGGCTGGTCGACGCCCTCGTCCTCGCGGACCGCGTCGACGAAGCCCGAGAGTGTTTCACGACAGTCCTCGACCACGTCGACTCGCCCGCACTGCTCCCGGAGCGCATCGACCCAGCGACCGGCGAGTTCCTCGGGAACTACCCGCAGGCGTTCAGTCACACCGGCCTGATAAACAGCGTCATCTACCTCGGGAGCGTCGACGACGACGACACCCTTCCCCCGGACGCCTTCCCGAACGACCGCGGCGTCCACCCGCTGTTCCGATTCTGA
- the trpD gene encoding anthranilate phosphoribosyltransferase, with amino-acid sequence MQEYIERVTAGEDLGLEAARDAVTRLLEDATDAEIGALLAALRAKGETETEIAGFAQGMREAANTVDPDRSPLVDTCGTGGDDYDTINVSTTATMVAAGAGVPVAKHGNYSVSSSSGSSDVLEAVGVDLDTDPAAVEARIEDDGIGYMHAPAFHPAMKAVIGPRRELGVRTIFNVLGPLTNPAGADAQVVGVYDPDLVPVLARALSHMGVDRALVVHGDGLDEFALHAPSTVAELHEDGSIEEYSVTPEDFGVSEAPIDAVAGGTPDENAADLRDIVTGYLTGPKRDIIVANAGAAIYVAGEADSLRDGAEQAAEAIDSGAAAKTLERLREPHAATQ; translated from the coding sequence ATGCAGGAATACATCGAGCGCGTCACGGCCGGCGAGGACCTCGGACTCGAGGCCGCCCGCGACGCGGTCACGCGACTGCTCGAGGACGCGACCGACGCCGAAATCGGCGCGCTGCTCGCGGCGCTCCGCGCCAAAGGCGAGACAGAGACCGAGATTGCCGGGTTCGCGCAGGGGATGCGGGAGGCCGCCAACACCGTCGACCCCGACCGCTCACCGCTGGTCGACACCTGCGGCACCGGCGGCGACGACTACGACACCATCAACGTCTCCACGACGGCCACGATGGTCGCGGCGGGCGCGGGCGTTCCCGTCGCCAAACACGGCAACTACTCAGTCTCCTCGTCGTCGGGCAGCTCGGACGTTCTGGAGGCCGTCGGGGTCGACCTGGACACCGACCCCGCGGCCGTCGAAGCCCGCATCGAGGACGACGGCATCGGCTACATGCACGCGCCGGCGTTCCATCCCGCGATGAAGGCCGTCATCGGCCCGCGGCGCGAACTCGGCGTGCGCACCATCTTCAACGTTCTCGGCCCGCTCACGAACCCCGCAGGCGCTGACGCGCAAGTCGTCGGCGTCTACGACCCGGACCTCGTGCCGGTGCTCGCGCGCGCACTCTCCCACATGGGCGTCGACCGCGCGCTCGTCGTCCACGGCGACGGCCTCGACGAGTTCGCGCTCCACGCGCCCTCGACGGTCGCGGAACTCCACGAGGACGGCTCCATCGAGGAGTACTCGGTCACGCCCGAGGACTTCGGCGTCTCGGAGGCACCCATCGACGCCGTCGCGGGCGGCACGCCCGACGAGAACGCCGCGGACCTCCGCGACATCGTCACCGGCTACCTGACGGGGCCGAAGCGGGACATCATCGTCGCGAACGCGGGCGCTGCCATCTACGTCGCGGGCGAGGCCGATTCGCTCCGCGACGGCGCTGAGCAGGCCGCCGAAGCCATCGACTCCGGTGCCGCCGCGAAGACGCTGGAGCGACTCCGCGAACCCCACGCGGCGACGCAATGA
- a CDS encoding phosphoribosylanthranilate isomerase → MTRAKVCGLTNETDLRAAVDAGADAVGVVADVPVDTSREVDVAVAADLLASAPPLVSSVLVTMPETAERAVELAETVAPDVLQLHGDLPVGDVAFVAANTDVDVLKAVDAGDPGAARYADVVDALLVDSVGEDGGGGTGRTHDWDATREFAAGVDAPVVLAGGLTPGNVRAAVEAVDPFAVDVASGVEAAPGEKDHAAVREFVAAATDARADDVVGAVDS, encoded by the coding sequence ATGACGCGCGCGAAGGTCTGCGGACTGACGAACGAGACCGACCTCCGCGCGGCAGTCGACGCCGGCGCTGACGCCGTCGGCGTCGTCGCGGACGTCCCCGTCGACACGTCCCGGGAGGTCGACGTGGCTGTCGCCGCCGACCTCCTCGCGTCCGCGCCGCCGCTGGTCTCCAGCGTACTCGTCACGATGCCGGAGACCGCCGAGCGCGCCGTCGAACTCGCCGAGACAGTCGCTCCGGACGTGCTCCAACTGCACGGCGACCTGCCCGTCGGTGACGTCGCGTTCGTCGCCGCGAACACCGACGTGGACGTATTGAAAGCCGTGGACGCCGGCGACCCGGGGGCCGCGCGCTACGCCGACGTGGTCGACGCGCTGCTCGTGGACTCCGTCGGCGAGGATGGCGGCGGCGGGACCGGCCGCACGCACGACTGGGACGCCACCCGCGAGTTCGCTGCGGGCGTGGACGCACCGGTCGTGCTTGCCGGCGGCCTCACGCCCGGGAACGTCCGGGCGGCCGTCGAGGCGGTCGACCCGTTCGCCGTCGACGTGGCGTCCGGCGTGGAGGCCGCGCCCGGCGAGAAGGACCACGCCGCCGTCCGCGAGTTCGTCGCGGCCGCGACCGACGCGCGAGCCGACGACGTGGTGGGGGCGGTGGACTCGTGA